One part of the Fusobacterium pseudoperiodonticum genome encodes these proteins:
- a CDS encoding YARHG domain-containing protein: MNDNDDLKQELNNENIEAPKTNDVTPTTITPVVQDELKSNNQAKNTNINMTPKKKSNMKAGTKTQLIILAVTLIFWIFLASAVISFIRSIGRGLKRPKNYYTQVNYDTNQVAPQAQTTVVEPVTTTEVAPPVENTPVTTVPEPVNNITVPQSIPETNNNVAPQQNTVNQVQNTQQYSAYDDYDLQVLEQVYDEVINRGNESYLYNFSSSELAIIRNTLYARRGYRFKKKKYQQYFGSKPWYTPTTDSQNILPKNEERLANIIKKYE, translated from the coding sequence TTGAATGATAATGATGATTTAAAACAAGAACTTAATAATGAAAACATTGAAGCACCTAAAACAAATGATGTAACACCAACAACTATAACACCAGTAGTCCAAGATGAATTAAAAAGTAACAATCAAGCTAAAAATACTAATATAAACATGACTCCAAAAAAGAAAAGTAATATGAAAGCTGGTACTAAAACTCAATTAATTATTTTAGCAGTAACTTTGATATTTTGGATTTTCTTAGCTTCTGCTGTAATTTCTTTTATTAGAAGTATTGGAAGAGGTTTAAAGAGACCTAAAAATTATTATACTCAAGTTAATTATGATACTAACCAAGTTGCTCCTCAAGCACAAACAACAGTAGTTGAGCCAGTTACTACAACAGAAGTAGCTCCTCCAGTTGAAAATACTCCTGTAACAACTGTTCCTGAACCAGTGAACAATATTACTGTTCCACAAAGTATTCCTGAGACAAACAACAATGTTGCTCCTCAACAAAATACTGTAAATCAAGTACAAAATACTCAACAATATTCTGCTTATGATGACTATGATTTACAAGTTTTAGAACAGGTTTATGATGAAGTTATCAACAGAGGAAATGAATCTTATTTATACAATTTCTCTTCTAGTGAACTTGCTATAATCAGAAATACTCTATATGCAAGAAGAGGTTACAGATTTAAGAAAAAGAAATATCAACAATATTTTGGTTCTAAACCTTGGTATACACCAACAACTGATAGTCAAAATATTTTACCAAAAAACGAAGAAAGACTAGCTAACATCATTAAAAAATATGAATAA
- the prfB gene encoding peptide chain release factor 2 (programmed frameshift), which yields MDILEIKREFLEMKEKTDSIRRSLDLEKRKTTIKDLEKLTFEDGFWSDKRKSSEIIKNMNFEKNIVSRYEKLATEVEDEEVLIDFVESGETSFENELIEKHKTLKYDIEEFEVNLLLDGEYDMNNAIVTIHSGAGGTEACDWADMLYRMYLRWCNLKNYKVSELDFMEGDSVGVKSVTFLVEGINAYGYLKSEKGVHRLVRISPFDANKKRHTSFASVEVVPEVDDNVEVEINPADIRIDTYRASGAGGQHVNMTDSAVRITHFPTGVVVTCQKERSQLSNRETAMKMLKSKLLEIELKKKEEEMKKIQGEQTDIGWGNQIRSYVFQPYALVKDHRTNTEIGNVKAVMDGSIDDFINSYLKWIKNN from the exons ATGGATATTTTAGAAATTAAAAGAGAATTTTTAGAAATGAAAGAAAAAACTGATAGTATTAGGAGGTCTCTT GACTTAGAAAAAAGAAAAACTACTATAAAAGATTTAGAAAAACTTACTTTTGAAGATGGTTTTTGGTCTGATAAAAGAAAAAGTTCAGAAATTATTAAGAACATGAATTTTGAAAAGAATATAGTTTCAAGATATGAAAAATTAGCAACTGAAGTTGAAGATGAGGAAGTTTTAATAGATTTTGTTGAAAGTGGAGAAACATCTTTTGAAAATGAACTTATTGAAAAACATAAAACTTTAAAATATGATATAGAAGAATTTGAAGTAAATCTATTATTAGATGGCGAATATGATATGAATAATGCCATAGTTACAATTCACTCTGGAGCTGGTGGAACAGAGGCTTGTGACTGGGCAGATATGCTTTACAGAATGTACCTTAGATGGTGCAATTTAAAAAATTATAAAGTATCTGAGCTTGATTTTATGGAAGGTGATAGTGTTGGAGTAAAATCTGTTACATTCTTAGTTGAAGGTATCAATGCCTATGGTTATTTAAAATCTGAAAAAGGAGTTCATAGACTTGTTAGAATTTCTCCTTTTGATGCCAATAAAAAGAGACATACTTCTTTTGCATCTGTAGAAGTTGTTCCAGAAGTTGATGACAATGTTGAAGTTGAAATAAATCCTGCAGATATTAGAATAGATACATATAGAGCAAGTGGAGCTGGTGGACAACATGTCAATATGACAGACTCAGCTGTAAGAATAACACATTTCCCAACAGGAGTTGTTGTAACTTGTCAAAAAGAAAGATCTCAACTTAGCAATAGAGAAACTGCTATGAAGATGTTAAAATCTAAATTACTTGAAATAGAATTAAAGAAAAAAGAAGAAGAAATGAAAAAAATTCAAGGAGAACAAACTGATATTGGTTGGGGTAACCAAATTAGATCTTATGTTTTCCAACCTTATGCCTTAGTTAAAGACCACAGAACTAATACTGAAATAGGAAATGTTAAGGCTGTTATGGATGGAAGCATTGATGATTTTATCAATTCATATTTAAAATGGATAAAAAATAATTAG
- a CDS encoding CRISPR-associated endonuclease Cas6, which yields MKLVEIIFKGREKFTKSSAKALRGFFGNFFSGIIEFHNHLDQITFNYQTPNIQYRVVDGNLSILGINEGGDILLQSIEKIKLDQIILNGINNKIIEKEIKITFPELEIKDERFDYKFESFWVALNKENYKKYKRGEFSLDTQLRNNILEFFKSCGVQAEQRIIASGNFEEHEIIEKDTTILGFTGTFKTNVNLPELIALGKRKSVGYGLIKRIKL from the coding sequence ATGAAACTTGTAGAGATTATATTTAAGGGGAGAGAAAAATTTACTAAAAGTTCTGCCAAAGCATTAAGAGGTTTTTTTGGCAATTTTTTTAGTGGAATAATAGAATTTCATAATCACTTAGATCAAATAACATTTAACTATCAAACACCAAATATCCAATATAGAGTAGTTGATGGAAACTTATCAATACTTGGAATAAATGAAGGTGGAGACATATTATTACAATCAATAGAAAAAATAAAATTAGACCAAATAATTTTAAACGGAATTAACAATAAGATAATAGAAAAGGAAATTAAAATAACTTTTCCAGAATTAGAAATCAAAGACGAGAGATTTGATTATAAGTTTGAATCATTTTGGGTAGCTTTAAATAAAGAGAACTATAAAAAATACAAAAGAGGAGAATTTTCTCTTGACACACAATTGAGAAATAATATTCTTGAATTTTTTAAGTCTTGTGGAGTACAAGCTGAACAAAGAATTATTGCAAGTGGAAATTTTGAAGAACATGAAATAATTGAGAAAGATACAACTATTTTAGGTTTTACTGGAACATTTAAAACTAATGTTAACTTACCAGAATTAATTGCACTTGGGAAAAGAAAGAGTGTAGGTTATGGTCTTATAAAAAGGATAAAACTATGA
- a CDS encoding RNA-guided endonuclease InsQ/TnpB family protein, with the protein MYLTLKQQVKHLSKKEFKNLKYLCHIAKNLKNQAIYNVRQHYFKNKKYLSYNENYKMLKNSENYKKLNSNMAQQILKEVDESFKSFFALLKLAKNGQYNGKIKFPNYIAKDGFTTLVIGFVRLKDDMLIVPYSNSFKKTHQEVKVKLPSVLKDKKIKEIRIIPKQHSRYFEIQYIYEIEEVQRKLNENNVLGIDLGIDNLCTCVTNTGASFIIDGRKLKSINQYYNKINAKLQSIKDKQKIERTTLRQKRITRKRNNRINDYLSKAARTIVNYCLNNDIGKLILGYNEDFQRNSNIGSINNQNFVNIPYGKLRDKLIYLCKLYGIEFKLQEESYTSKASFFDGDEIPIYDKENLQEYVFSGKRIKRGLYQTSAGKLINADCNGALNILRKSKVVDLSVLYNRGELNTPKRIRVV; encoded by the coding sequence ATGTATTTAACATTAAAACAACAAGTAAAACATCTTAGTAAAAAAGAGTTTAAAAACTTAAAATATTTGTGCCATATAGCTAAGAATTTAAAGAATCAAGCTATATATAATGTTAGACAACACTATTTTAAAAATAAAAAGTATTTAAGCTATAATGAAAACTATAAAATGCTTAAAAATAGTGAGAACTATAAGAAGTTAAATTCTAATATGGCTCAACAAATTTTAAAAGAAGTAGATGAAAGTTTTAAATCATTCTTTGCACTTTTAAAACTTGCTAAGAATGGTCAATATAATGGTAAAATAAAATTCCCTAACTATATTGCTAAAGATGGCTTTACAACTCTTGTTATAGGTTTTGTTAGATTAAAAGATGATATGCTGATAGTTCCTTATTCAAATTCTTTTAAGAAAACTCATCAGGAAGTTAAAGTTAAGCTACCATCAGTATTAAAAGACAAGAAGATAAAAGAGATTAGAATAATACCAAAACAACATTCTAGGTACTTTGAAATTCAATATATTTATGAGATAGAAGAAGTTCAAAGGAAATTAAATGAAAACAATGTACTAGGAATTGATTTAGGTATAGATAATCTTTGCACTTGTGTTACAAATACTGGAGCTTCATTCATAATAGATGGTAGAAAATTAAAATCAATAAATCAATACTATAATAAGATAAATGCAAAATTACAAAGTATAAAAGATAAGCAAAAGATTGAGCGCACAACATTAAGACAAAAGAGAATAACTAGAAAGAGAAATAATCGTATAAATGATTATCTTTCAAAAGCAGCAAGAACAATTGTAAATTATTGTCTTAATAATGATATAGGAAAACTAATTCTAGGATATAATGAAGATTTTCAAAGAAATTCAAATATTGGAAGTATAAATAATCAGAACTTTGTAAATATACCATATGGAAAATTAAGAGATAAATTAATATATCTATGTAAACTATATGGAATAGAATTTAAACTACAAGAAGAGAGTTATACATCAAAAGCAAGTTTCTTTGATGGAGATGAAATTCCAATATATGATAAAGAAAATCTACAAGAATATGTATTCAGTGGAAAAAGAATAAAAAGAGGACTATATCAAACAAGCGCAGGTAAACTCATAAATGCAGATTGTAATGGAGCATTAAATATTCTAAGAAAAAGTAAAGTTGTGGACTTAAGTGTCCTATACAATAGAGGTGAGCTGAACACACCTAAAAGAATAAGGGTAGTGTAA
- a CDS encoding lysine exporter LysO family protein yields MIAVSCAVIIGMLLGYFTKSYFSFDIGLLIQFGLYFLLFFIGIDIGKNENIIEDLKKLNKKVLFLPFITILSSLAGGAVASIFLSLTMPETIAVSAGMGWYSFSAIELSKVSVELGGIAFLSNIFRELLAIIFIPIIAKKVGALESVSVAGATAMDSVLPIINRSTSAEISIISFYSGLVISIVVPILIPILVNIFSL; encoded by the coding sequence ATGATCGCAGTTTCTTGTGCAGTTATAATTGGAATGCTTTTAGGATATTTTACAAAGTCATATTTTAGCTTTGATATAGGCTTATTAATACAATTTGGACTATATTTTTTATTGTTTTTTATAGGTATAGACATTGGAAAAAATGAAAATATAATAGAGGATCTAAAAAAATTAAATAAAAAAGTTTTATTTCTACCTTTTATCACTATATTATCTTCACTAGCTGGTGGAGCAGTAGCTTCAATTTTTCTATCTCTTACTATGCCAGAAACAATAGCTGTAAGTGCTGGAATGGGTTGGTATTCTTTCTCAGCTATAGAACTATCAAAAGTTAGTGTAGAATTAGGAGGAATAGCTTTTTTATCAAATATTTTTAGAGAACTATTAGCTATTATATTTATCCCTATTATTGCAAAAAAAGTAGGAGCATTGGAATCAGTTTCTGTTGCAGGAGCTACAGCTATGGATTCAGTACTACCTATTATAAATAGAAGTACTTCAGCAGAGATCTCTATAATTTCATTTTACAGTGGTCTTGTCATATCAATAGTTGTGCCAATTTTAATACCAATTTTAGTTAATATTTTCTCATTATAG
- a CDS encoding TatD family hydrolase: MKIIDSHVHLNLHQFDSDREEVFKRIEEKLDFVVNIGFDLESSEKSVEYADKYPFIYAVIGFHPDEIEGYSDEAEKRLEELAKNPKVLAIGEIGLDYHWMTRPKEEQFKIFRRQLELARRVNKPVVIHTREAMEDTINILNEYPDVKGILHCYPGSVESAKRMIDRFYLGIGGVLTFKNAKKLVDVVKDIPIEHLVIETDCPYMAPTPYRGQRNEPIYTEEVAKKIAELKNMSYEDVVRITNENTRKVFKML; the protein is encoded by the coding sequence ATGAAAATCATAGATTCACATGTTCATTTAAATTTACATCAATTCGACTCTGATAGAGAAGAAGTTTTTAAAAGAATAGAAGAAAAATTAGATTTCGTAGTAAATATAGGATTTGATTTAGAAAGTAGTGAAAAAAGTGTAGAATATGCTGATAAATATCCTTTTATTTATGCAGTGATAGGTTTTCATCCAGATGAAATTGAAGGATATAGTGATGAAGCTGAAAAGAGATTAGAAGAGCTTGCTAAAAACCCAAAGGTTTTAGCTATAGGAGAAATTGGTTTAGATTATCACTGGATGACTAGACCTAAAGAAGAACAATTTAAGATTTTTAGAAGACAGTTAGAATTAGCAAGAAGGGTTAATAAACCTGTTGTTATCCATACAAGAGAAGCTATGGAAGATACAATAAATATCTTAAATGAATATCCAGATGTAAAGGGAATTTTACATTGTTATCCTGGTTCTGTTGAAAGTGCTAAAAGAATGATAGATAGATTTTATCTAGGTATAGGTGGAGTCTTAACTTTCAAAAATGCCAAGAAACTAGTTGATGTTGTAAAAGACATCCCTATAGAACATCTAGTTATTGAAACTGACTGTCCATATATGGCTCCAACTCCATACAGAGGACAAAGAAACGAGCCTATATACACAGAGGAAGTAGCTAAAAAAATAGCTGAACTTAAAAATATGAGTTATGAAGATGTTGTTAGAATTACTAATGAAAATACTAGAAAGGTTTTTAAAATGCTATGA
- the gltX gene encoding glutamate--tRNA ligase: protein MCVDCKKRVRTRVAPSPTGDPHVGTAYIALFNIAFAHVNNGDFILRIEDTDRNRYTEGSEQMIFDALKWLDLDYAEGPDVGGDYGPYRQSERFDLYGKYAKELVEKGGAYYCFCDQERLENLRERQKAMGLPPGYDGHCRSLTKEEIEEKLKAGVPYVIRLKMPYEGETVIHDRLRGEVVFENSKIDDQVLLKADGFPTYHLANIVDDHLMGITHVIRAEEWIPSTPKHIQLYKAFGWEAPEFIHMPLLRNDDRSKISKRKNPVSLIWYKEEGYLKEGLVNFLGLMGYSYGDGQEIFSLQEFKDNFNIDKVTLGGPVFDLVKLGWVNNQHMKMKDLGELTRLTIPFFVQERYFENENVSEKEFETLKKIVAIEREGAKTLKEIAKNSKFFFIDEFTLPEVKEDMDKKERKSIEKLLNSLQDEVGLKAIKLLIDKLEKWESNEFTAEEAKDLLHSLLDDLQEGPGKVFMPIRAVLTGEPKGADLYNVLYVIGKERALKRIKDTVKKYNIAL from the coding sequence ATGTGTGTTGATTGTAAAAAAAGAGTTAGAACAAGAGTAGCACCTTCTCCAACAGGAGACCCTCATGTTGGAACAGCTTATATTGCATTATTTAATATTGCATTTGCCCATGTTAATAATGGAGATTTTATTTTAAGAATAGAGGACACTGATAGAAATAGATATACAGAAGGTTCTGAACAAATGATTTTTGATGCTTTAAAATGGCTAGATTTAGACTATGCAGAAGGACCCGATGTAGGTGGAGATTACGGACCTTATAGACAATCTGAAAGATTTGATCTATATGGAAAATATGCAAAAGAATTAGTTGAAAAAGGTGGAGCTTACTACTGTTTCTGTGACCAAGAAAGACTAGAAAATCTAAGAGAAAGACAAAAAGCTATGGGACTTCCTCCTGGATATGATGGACATTGTCGTTCATTAACTAAAGAAGAAATTGAAGAAAAACTAAAAGCTGGAGTTCCTTATGTTATAAGATTAAAGATGCCTTATGAAGGTGAAACTGTAATCCATGACAGATTAAGAGGAGAAGTTGTTTTTGAAAATAGTAAAATAGATGACCAAGTTTTATTAAAAGCTGATGGTTTCCCAACATATCACCTTGCTAATATAGTTGATGACCATTTAATGGGAATAACTCATGTTATCAGAGCTGAAGAATGGATACCTTCAACTCCTAAACATATCCAACTTTATAAAGCTTTTGGTTGGGAAGCTCCTGAATTTATACATATGCCTCTTTTAAGAAATGACGATAGATCTAAAATTTCTAAAAGAAAAAATCCTGTTTCTTTAATTTGGTATAAAGAAGAAGGATATTTAAAAGAAGGGCTAGTTAACTTCCTTGGATTAATGGGATATTCTTATGGCGATGGACAAGAAATATTCAGTTTACAAGAATTTAAAGATAACTTCAATATAGATAAAGTTACTTTAGGTGGACCTGTATTTGACCTTGTTAAACTTGGATGGGTAAATAACCAACATATGAAAATGAAAGATTTAGGTGAACTTACAAGATTAACTATTCCTTTCTTTGTACAAGAAAGATATTTTGAAAATGAAAATGTAAGTGAAAAAGAATTTGAAACTTTAAAGAAAATTGTTGCTATCGAAAGAGAAGGAGCAAAAACTTTAAAAGAAATTGCTAAAAATTCTAAATTCTTCTTTATTGATGAATTCACTTTACCAGAAGTAAAAGAAGACATGGATAAAAAAGAAAGAAAAAGCATAGAAAAACTTCTAAACTCTTTACAAGACGAAGTGGGATTGAAAGCTATAAAATTACTTATAGATAAATTAGAAAAATGGGAAAGTAATGAATTTACTGCCGAAGAAGCTAAAGATTTATTACACTCTTTACTTGATGATTTACAAGAAGGACCAGGAAAAGTATTTATGCCTATAAGAGCTGTCCTAACTGGTGAACCTAAAGGAGCAGACTTATACAATGTACTTTATGTAATCGGAAAAGAAAGAGCTTTAAAAAGAATTAAAGATACAGTTAAAAAATATAATATAGCTTTATAA
- a CDS encoding Cas10/Cmr2 second palm domain-containing protein — MVKFIVAIETVKIKEFLFSTNKLKVIRGASYLLDYLNQVEVPKIIKKDNRVEEKDIIYVGAGNAKFFVERDTKEEAERIVKEIIKEVKDKYEKEAPGAKVVGVYVETQYEKGKKSGEGKEVWNDLDKLGELTAIEKSKGFSTLNIDLPHVEKCELSGTEVAEVDSKNLVEDLKKLGYQLNETEKEILISQESLETEIDKVSVRTLQEQIEKLAKTTGRISEASLKKIIASNLLKESKIAIEEKVGFYQYIKNYIKEYNKTVSDQRLIIELKTNIDDFENEDSFIGFVYSDGDALGEFFKNLKNTFKNMNSNDREDEYLKFIGNFSKNLDEITKSSLAETLVDIFKNVNNEKRWGEFLIVGGDDVCAVFDPTLSLEISTNFQKKFEDKMYKNIEKMVNNNTKKLLESKITSSSGVVIAKSKTPIFQLFEKGMDLQKSAKKARRKAIDENLNKTGFIDFQVIGSEGCVDIDDFRKTISSEENKVIERPYAINIDKNDKNIKNFEELIKIIRKLKKANFPSNKLRYMYDLKRNSELEEFEKKMDFINILSKMDKNNVELIKEMGIDYDNYDKFNKNFKNIFDILEIYKFINDKDEVKGGNE; from the coding sequence ATGGTAAAATTTATTGTAGCTATTGAGACAGTAAAGATTAAGGAATTTTTATTTTCAACTAATAAGTTGAAAGTAATTAGAGGGGCAAGTTATCTATTGGATTATCTGAATCAGGTGGAAGTACCAAAAATAATAAAAAAAGATAATAGAGTAGAAGAGAAAGATATAATCTATGTGGGTGCAGGAAATGCTAAGTTCTTTGTTGAAAGAGATACTAAAGAAGAAGCTGAAAGAATAGTTAAAGAAATCATAAAAGAAGTTAAAGATAAATATGAAAAAGAAGCTCCTGGTGCAAAAGTTGTAGGTGTTTATGTTGAAACTCAATATGAAAAGGGTAAGAAAAGTGGAGAAGGAAAAGAAGTATGGAATGACCTAGATAAATTAGGAGAACTTACTGCCATTGAAAAAAGTAAAGGGTTCTCTACTTTAAACATTGATTTACCTCATGTTGAAAAATGTGAATTGAGTGGAACTGAAGTGGCTGAAGTTGATTCTAAAAATTTAGTAGAAGATTTAAAAAAACTTGGCTATCAACTTAATGAAACAGAAAAGGAAATTTTAATAAGTCAAGAGAGCTTAGAAACAGAAATAGATAAGGTAAGTGTAAGAACTTTACAAGAACAAATAGAAAAACTAGCAAAAACAACTGGAAGAATATCAGAAGCTAGTTTAAAGAAAATAATTGCTTCTAATCTTTTAAAAGAAAGTAAAATTGCAATAGAAGAAAAAGTTGGTTTTTACCAATATATAAAAAATTATATAAAAGAATATAACAAAACTGTAAGTGATCAAAGACTGATAATAGAATTAAAAACAAATATTGATGATTTTGAAAATGAAGATAGCTTTATAGGTTTTGTATACAGTGATGGAGATGCTTTAGGTGAATTCTTTAAAAATTTAAAAAATACTTTTAAAAATATGAACTCTAATGATAGAGAAGATGAATATCTAAAATTCATAGGAAATTTCAGTAAGAATCTAGATGAAATAACAAAATCTTCACTGGCTGAAACATTAGTAGATATATTTAAAAATGTAAATAATGAAAAAAGATGGGGAGAATTCTTAATAGTTGGTGGAGATGATGTATGTGCTGTTTTTGATCCTACATTATCATTGGAAATTTCAACTAACTTTCAAAAGAAATTTGAAGATAAGATGTATAAAAACATAGAAAAAATGGTGAATAACAATACTAAGAAATTATTAGAATCAAAAATAACATCGTCTTCAGGAGTGGTTATAGCAAAATCTAAAACTCCAATTTTCCAATTATTTGAAAAAGGTATGGATTTACAAAAATCTGCTAAAAAAGCTAGAAGAAAAGCTATTGATGAAAATCTTAATAAAACAGGATTCATTGATTTCCAAGTTATTGGTTCAGAAGGTTGTGTTGATATAGATGACTTTAGAAAAACTATATCATCAGAAGAAAATAAAGTGATAGAAAGACCTTATGCTATCAATATTGATAAGAATGATAAAAACATTAAAAACTTTGAAGAATTAATAAAAATAATAAGAAAACTTAAAAAAGCTAATTTTCCTTCTAATAAACTTAGATATATGTATGATTTAAAAAGAAATAGTGAATTAGAAGAGTTTGAAAAGAAAATGGACTTTATCAATATTTTATCAAAAATGGATAAAAACAATGTTGAATTAATAAAAGAAATGGGAATAGATTACGATAATTACGATAAATTTAACAAAAATTTCAAAAATATTTTTGATATTTTAGAAATATATAAATTTATCAATGATAAAGATGAAGTAAAGGGGGGCAATGAATAA
- the acpS gene encoding holo-ACP synthase: MIVGIGNDIIEIERVEKAISKEGFIAKVYTQREIENIVKRGNRTETYAGIFSAKEAISKAIGTGVREFALTDLEILNDDLGKPYVIVSDKLNKIIQRKKENYQIEIAISHSKKYATAMAIII; the protein is encoded by the coding sequence ATGATAGTAGGAATAGGTAATGATATTATTGAGATTGAAAGAGTAGAAAAAGCTATTTCAAAAGAAGGATTTATAGCTAAAGTTTACACTCAAAGAGAAATAGAAAATATTGTAAAAAGAGGTAATAGAACTGAGACTTATGCTGGTATATTTTCGGCTAAAGAAGCTATCTCAAAAGCTATTGGAACTGGAGTTAGAGAATTTGCTCTAACTGATTTAGAAATATTAAATGACGATTTAGGAAAACCCTATGTCATTGTTTCAGATAAATTAAATAAAATTATACAAAGAAAAAAAGAAAATTATCAGATTGAAATTGCTATTTCACACTCGAAGAAATATGCAACTGCAATGGCTATTATAATTTGA
- a CDS encoding ATP-binding protein: MFEYLKEWKNSPYRKPLIIQGARQVGKTYSILNFGKSEYENIAYFNFETNPKLNETFEENIEPSYLIPILSRLVNQTIVKEKTLIFFDEIQLCERALTSLKYFQEQAPEYHIIVAGSLLGVAVNRENFSFPVGKVDIKTLYPMDIEEFLLAMGEDKLIEQIKTSFDKNSPLPIILHELAMEYYRKYLLIGGMPECVAKFKETENYTLIRHTQEMILLSYLNDMSKYNTNNEIKKTRLVYDNITVQLSRENTRFQYKLVKTGGRASEFENAIEWLNLSGIISKIYCVQDIKKPLENYRNIDAFKIYISDVGLLCAKKQIVPEDILYLSDELNDFKGGMTENYVNIHLDINSYTPYFWKNEKGTSEIDFVIARDGKIIPIEVKSSNNTRSKSLDYYIKTYKPEYSIRISSKNFGLENNIKSIPLYAVFCL, translated from the coding sequence ATTTTTGAATATTTAAAAGAATGGAAAAATAGTCCATATAGAAAACCTTTAATAATTCAAGGGGCAAGACAAGTTGGTAAGACATATTCCATTTTAAATTTTGGAAAATCTGAATATGAAAATATTGCTTACTTTAATTTTGAAACCAATCCTAAACTAAATGAAACATTTGAAGAAAATATAGAACCTAGCTATTTAATTCCTATTCTTTCCAGATTAGTTAATCAAACTATCGTAAAAGAAAAAACACTAATTTTTTTTGATGAGATACAATTATGTGAAAGAGCATTAACATCATTGAAATATTTTCAAGAACAAGCTCCAGAATATCATATAATTGTAGCTGGAAGTTTACTTGGGGTTGCTGTTAACAGAGAAAATTTTTCTTTTCCTGTTGGTAAAGTAGATATAAAAACTCTTTATCCTATGGACATTGAAGAATTCCTATTGGCAATGGGAGAAGATAAATTAATTGAACAAATTAAAACAAGTTTTGATAAAAACTCTCCATTGCCTATTATCCTACATGAGCTTGCTATGGAATATTATAGAAAGTACTTACTTATTGGAGGTATGCCTGAATGTGTTGCTAAATTTAAAGAAACAGAAAATTATACTCTGATTAGACATACTCAAGAAATGATTCTACTTTCATACTTAAATGATATGAGTAAATATAATACTAACAATGAAATAAAAAAAACAAGATTAGTCTATGACAATATCACTGTACAACTTTCAAGGGAAAACACACGTTTTCAATATAAGTTGGTAAAAACAGGTGGAAGAGCTTCTGAATTTGAAAATGCTATAGAATGGCTTAATTTGTCAGGGATAATTTCTAAAATATATTGTGTTCAAGATATTAAAAAGCCTTTAGAAAATTACAGAAATATAGATGCTTTTAAAATTTATATTTCTGATGTGGGCTTATTATGTGCAAAAAAACAGATAGTTCCTGAGGATATTCTTTATCTTTCAGATGAATTAAACGATTTTAAGGGAGGAATGACAGAAAATTATGTCAATATACATTTAGATATAAATTCATATACACCATATTTCTGGAAAAATGAGAAGGGAACGTCAGAAATTGATTTTGTAATAGCAAGAGATGGTAAAATCATTCCAATAGAGGTGAAGTCTTCTAATAATACTCGTTCAAAAAGCCTTGATTACTATATAAAGACATATAAACCTGAGTATAGCATAAGAATTTCCAGTAAAAATTTTGGATTAGAAAATAATATAAAAAGTATTCCTTTATATGCTGTTTTTTGCTTATAA